One segment of Phycisphaerales bacterium DNA contains the following:
- a CDS encoding rod shape-determining protein — MFLDSLLGWFSVDMGIDLGTCNTLVCVRGEGIVLNEPSVVAVKRGTNRVLNNGNAVGWSAKEMLGKTPGSISAIRPLKDGVISDFEITEAMLSYFIRKVNGKSRIFGPRVVIAVPSGITAVEKRAVLDSAERAGARRVYLIEEPMAAGIGAGLPIAEPTASMIVDIGGGTTEVAIMSLADIATCESVRVAGDDLDEAIINYMKKNYNLTIGEQTAERIKIEIGSAADVGDPRTIEVRGRDNVSGLPRKADLTSEEVRDALQEPVQAIIETVTRTLERAEPELAADLVDNGICLVGGGGLLRGLDVVLANATGLEVRVADDPLTSVARGTSIYLENLEEWKATMESDLDER; from the coding sequence GTGTTCCTAGACTCACTATTGGGTTGGTTTAGCGTCGACATGGGCATCGACCTAGGCACTTGTAATACGTTGGTATGTGTCCGCGGTGAAGGTATTGTTCTCAATGAACCTTCAGTTGTTGCGGTTAAGCGAGGTACCAATCGCGTATTGAATAACGGTAATGCTGTTGGTTGGTCGGCGAAGGAGATGCTTGGCAAGACTCCAGGATCAATCAGCGCTATTCGTCCCTTGAAAGATGGCGTCATCAGTGACTTTGAGATCACAGAGGCGATGCTGAGCTATTTCATCCGAAAGGTGAACGGCAAGAGTCGTATCTTTGGGCCACGCGTTGTCATAGCAGTGCCCTCAGGAATTACGGCTGTTGAAAAGCGAGCTGTTCTTGATTCAGCAGAGCGTGCCGGGGCTCGTCGGGTGTATTTGATTGAAGAGCCGATGGCTGCGGGTATTGGCGCAGGTTTGCCAATTGCTGAACCAACGGCATCCATGATCGTTGATATTGGTGGCGGTACAACAGAGGTTGCAATTATGTCTTTGGCAGACATTGCCACTTGCGAGTCAGTCCGGGTCGCTGGTGATGACCTTGATGAAGCCATCATCAACTACATGAAAAAGAACTACAACTTGACGATCGGCGAACAGACCGCCGAACGTATCAAGATTGAGATTGGCTCAGCCGCTGATGTCGGTGATCCGCGCACTATTGAGGTGCGTGGAAGGGACAATGTCTCTGGTTTGCCTCGGAAGGCAGATCTCACGAGTGAGGAAGTGCGCGATGCGCTACAGGAACCAGTACAAGCGATCATTGAAACGGTGACGCGCACGCTTGAAAGAGCAGAGCCTGAACTCGCCGCAGATCTCGTTGATAATGGTATTTGCCTTGTTGGCGGCGGCGGTTTACTTCGTGGATTGGATGTGGTACTTGCGAATGCAACAGGCCTGGAGGTGCGTGTTGCTGACGACCCGCTGACCAGTGTCGCTCGTGGTACCAGCATCTATTTGGAAAATCTTGAGGAATGGAAGGCAACCATGGAGTCAGATCTCGATGAGCGCTGA
- a CDS encoding putative sugar nucleotidyl transferase has translation MSGLILFDDGRGQFGPLTDLRASFELRTGMFTTATRLANCFGELQGVMVPNALADLVAERSSVPVNRAIETGTSLFINGRLLLPQGIEKPHVGSAIIEADSGAIIAAHLAGADSESMVATGKLPDSVTCTELPLGTLAEFPWHILDTLPTSLLSDIDECRHPDPLMVPESQIMGTFPVKAHATAQIGAGVIIDARNGPVILWEHAEVGPNAVICGPASIGPHSSVQAQSLMRANTAIGPHCKVGGEVGGTIFQGYANKVHDGYLGDSLVGEWVNIGAGSNNSNLLNTYDNVTAVLQPGGPRHRTNRQFYGTIFGDHSKIAIGTRIMTAAVIGTGAMIATSAPISGVVGPFQWITDATQQIYRSQKFVKVAKSVMERRQVVMTAAYEAAIVHHLEAAQAGTAS, from the coding sequence ATGAGTGGTTTAATACTCTTTGATGATGGACGTGGCCAGTTTGGCCCTTTGACTGACTTGCGAGCCAGTTTCGAGCTTCGCACCGGCATGTTCACGACGGCCACGCGGCTCGCTAATTGCTTTGGTGAGCTGCAAGGTGTCATGGTGCCCAACGCCCTGGCGGATCTTGTTGCCGAGCGAAGCTCGGTGCCTGTGAATCGAGCTATTGAAACGGGCACGTCACTTTTTATCAATGGTCGACTTCTTCTTCCTCAAGGGATTGAGAAGCCCCATGTAGGAAGCGCCATTATCGAAGCCGATAGCGGCGCCATTATTGCCGCTCACCTTGCAGGAGCTGACAGCGAGAGCATGGTCGCTACAGGAAAATTACCCGACTCGGTCACTTGCACCGAACTTCCTCTCGGCACGCTTGCTGAATTTCCTTGGCACATCCTGGATACACTTCCCACATCGCTGCTTTCAGATATTGACGAATGTCGCCACCCTGATCCCTTGATGGTTCCAGAGTCGCAGATCATGGGCACATTCCCGGTCAAGGCGCATGCAACTGCTCAGATTGGTGCGGGCGTGATTATTGATGCACGCAATGGTCCGGTGATTCTTTGGGAGCACGCCGAAGTTGGTCCCAACGCAGTGATCTGTGGGCCAGCTTCGATTGGCCCCCACAGTTCCGTTCAAGCTCAGAGTTTGATGAGAGCCAATACTGCCATCGGACCACATTGCAAGGTTGGCGGTGAGGTTGGTGGCACGATTTTTCAGGGGTATGCGAATAAGGTTCACGATGGGTATTTGGGTGACAGTTTGGTTGGCGAGTGGGTTAATATCGGAGCGGGTTCAAACAACTCGAATCTTCTGAATACCTATGACAATGTGACGGCGGTTCTACAGCCAGGTGGCCCACGTCATCGAACCAATCGCCAGTTCTATGGAACCATTTTCGGTGACCATTCCAAAATCGCCATTGGCACACGGATCATGACGGCCGCCGTCATAGGTACGGGGGCCATGATTGCAACGTCGGCGCCGATATCGGGTGTGGTCGGCCCATTTCAGTGGATCACTGATGCAACTCAGCAGATCTACAGATCTCAGAAGTTTGTCAAAGTGGCAAAATCTGTCATGGAACGTCGTCAGGTGGTGATGACGGCCGCCTACGAGGCGGCAATTGTCCATCATCTTGAAGCTGCTCAAGCTGGCACTGCGTCCTAA
- the polA gene encoding DNA polymerase I, whose translation MAKTFFLIDGHAQFFRAYYAIRAAMTSPITKEPTNMTYGFVGTMLKLIREYKPDYLAVAIDVSSDTESFRNEIYADYKANREAAPDDFHPQVERCIEIIEEMAIPLFGQAGVEADDVIATIVKKMQRDHPDIDVKIVSRDKDLTQLLAPRVQLIDVHKDAPVTTEDVFKVPGVEPSQVGDVLALMGDSSDNIPGVPGIGPKTAAQLIIQYGTLENLMANLDQIKGKRRENLEAYSDQIPMSRQLVQLRDDLEVDFELDSAQWPPTELDVKHMQGLFRDLGFNAFQDSIKNLIGGSEADGVSTAEGGLFAHMDQTQAVEGDYTAIRSVKDLKGLIAKIKTKGSMSIDTETDSLAIRDANLCGVSIALEAGAGYYIPTRSPESKTHLDTETVLSHLRPILEDESIQKIGHNLKYDLNILRSHGVELAGPLFDTMVASYVVDATRSSHGMDVLAKAILDRDCIPLSSLIGKGKFQKTFDEVPLEIAIPYAAEDADVTLQLMKAFKPQIKKMGLADLFEEIEMPLVWVLAELEYNGINVDANELDRQRDHLQKMIDGLRDEIALAAPYPFNPDSPKQLSAALFNKPTAEPPGLGLKPIKRGKTGPSTDQEVLERLGNSPEVDTPLPQLVLRYRQLTKLVGTYLVSLKEAISPATGRVHASFNQTGTSTGRLSSSDPNLQNIPIRTEVGREIRRAFKAPKGRLLLTADYSQIELRILAHLSKDRGLLAAFEAGEDIHSAVAAEVWDIALEDVTPEQRDSAKMVNFGIVYGITPWGLARRLGPDSSVEEASNIIEGYKERFSGITAFLDDCIEQAETKGYVETILKRRRLVPQIHARHPQQRALGERIAINTVVQGSAADLIKLAMISLEEALPKAFPEALMLLQIHDELVFEVPKLQVEPLRDLVVEHMTTALELDVDLVVDAAWSSAWIDAK comes from the coding sequence ATGGCCAAGACTTTCTTTCTTATCGATGGGCATGCTCAATTCTTTCGTGCGTACTATGCCATTCGCGCGGCAATGACATCGCCAATTACCAAAGAGCCAACCAACATGACCTATGGCTTCGTTGGCACTATGTTGAAATTGATTCGCGAATATAAGCCTGATTATCTGGCAGTTGCAATCGATGTCAGTAGCGATACAGAGTCCTTTCGTAACGAAATCTATGCCGACTACAAAGCAAATCGGGAAGCAGCGCCGGATGACTTTCATCCACAGGTAGAGCGATGTATAGAGATCATTGAAGAAATGGCAATTCCACTCTTCGGTCAAGCGGGTGTTGAGGCAGATGATGTGATCGCCACGATCGTAAAGAAGATGCAGCGCGATCATCCAGACATTGATGTGAAGATTGTTTCACGTGATAAGGACCTGACACAACTACTGGCACCTCGTGTTCAGCTGATCGATGTTCATAAGGACGCACCAGTAACCACAGAAGATGTATTCAAAGTTCCTGGAGTTGAACCATCACAAGTTGGTGATGTTTTGGCGTTGATGGGTGATAGCTCTGACAATATTCCAGGTGTGCCTGGCATTGGTCCAAAAACGGCGGCCCAGCTCATCATTCAATATGGCACACTCGAAAATTTGATGGCGAATCTTGATCAGATCAAGGGAAAGCGACGCGAGAACCTAGAGGCCTACAGTGACCAGATTCCCATGAGTCGTCAGTTGGTCCAGCTGCGTGACGACTTAGAGGTGGACTTTGAACTAGACAGTGCCCAGTGGCCTCCAACTGAATTAGACGTCAAGCACATGCAGGGCCTCTTTCGGGACTTGGGCTTCAATGCATTCCAGGATTCAATTAAGAATCTCATTGGCGGGTCAGAGGCAGATGGTGTGAGTACCGCCGAAGGTGGACTCTTTGCTCATATGGATCAGACGCAGGCGGTTGAAGGGGACTATACAGCCATACGGAGTGTCAAAGATCTTAAGGGGCTCATTGCAAAGATCAAAACCAAAGGGTCCATGTCGATCGATACCGAGACAGATTCGTTAGCCATAAGAGATGCCAATTTGTGTGGGGTGTCAATTGCCTTAGAGGCTGGGGCCGGCTACTACATTCCAACCAGGAGTCCGGAGTCCAAGACGCATCTTGATACTGAAACAGTGCTCTCGCATCTTCGGCCAATTCTTGAAGATGAGTCAATCCAAAAAATTGGTCATAATCTCAAATACGATTTGAACATTCTCCGTTCACACGGTGTTGAGCTGGCCGGTCCATTGTTTGACACGATGGTGGCGAGTTATGTAGTGGATGCCACTCGATCGAGTCATGGGATGGACGTTCTTGCCAAAGCGATACTTGATCGCGACTGTATTCCTCTTTCATCATTGATCGGCAAGGGGAAATTCCAGAAGACCTTTGATGAGGTGCCGCTGGAGATAGCCATTCCCTATGCGGCCGAGGATGCCGATGTCACCTTGCAGTTAATGAAGGCCTTCAAACCACAGATCAAGAAAATGGGTCTTGCGGATCTCTTTGAAGAAATTGAAATGCCATTGGTGTGGGTGCTTGCCGAGCTTGAATATAACGGCATTAACGTAGATGCAAATGAGCTTGATCGTCAGCGTGATCACCTTCAAAAGATGATTGACGGACTGCGAGATGAAATTGCTCTTGCGGCGCCTTATCCATTTAATCCTGATTCGCCCAAGCAGCTATCGGCGGCACTCTTTAACAAACCAACGGCGGAGCCACCAGGCCTTGGGCTCAAGCCAATTAAGCGAGGCAAAACTGGGCCATCAACGGATCAAGAAGTGCTTGAGCGTTTAGGAAATTCCCCAGAGGTGGATACACCTTTGCCGCAACTTGTATTGCGTTATCGTCAACTTACAAAGCTCGTGGGCACCTATTTGGTTTCTTTGAAAGAGGCTATTAGTCCTGCGACTGGAAGGGTCCACGCTTCGTTTAATCAAACAGGAACTTCGACAGGTCGGTTGAGTTCCTCTGATCCCAATTTGCAGAATATTCCGATTCGTACCGAGGTGGGCAGAGAAATTCGACGAGCCTTCAAGGCACCGAAGGGGCGACTTTTACTGACGGCAGATTACTCACAAATTGAGTTACGAATTTTGGCACATCTTTCAAAAGATAGAGGGTTGTTGGCAGCTTTTGAGGCTGGTGAGGATATTCACAGCGCTGTTGCAGCCGAGGTGTGGGATATCGCGCTTGAAGATGTCACACCAGAACAACGTGATAGTGCAAAGATGGTGAACTTTGGCATTGTTTACGGTATTACACCGTGGGGCTTGGCCCGGCGTTTGGGGCCAGATTCATCTGTCGAAGAAGCTTCAAATATTATTGAAGGTTACAAAGAACGTTTCTCTGGTATCACTGCGTTTCTTGATGACTGCATTGAGCAAGCAGAGACCAAAGGGTATGTTGAGACCATTCTTAAGAGACGACGTCTTGTTCCACAGATACATGCGCGGCATCCTCAGCAGCGGGCACTTGGCGAGCGGATCGCCATCAACACGGTGGTACAAGGATCAGCTGCGGACTTAATTAAGTTGGCGATGATTTCCCTTGAAGAGGCGTTGCCGAAAGCCTTTCCAGAGGCGCTGATGCTCCTTCAAATTCACGATGAATTAGTGTTCGAGGTACCGAAGTTGCAGGTAGAGCCACTCCGTGATCTCGTTGTGGAGCATATGACAACAGCGCTCGAGTTGGATGTTGATCTTGTCGTTGATGCTGCTTGGTCTTCAGCTTGGATTGACGCGAAATAA
- a CDS encoding class I SAM-dependent methyltransferase: MLVVEVFFIGAHLFSENCSESNGRQHGLTPSVSNPGAVFFPLYFAEGYIAAMLLAKFIGKQAASPSGLFGQFLMTRILNRVNVNMNRFALDRADLSASDYLLELGCGGGGLAKRALTKSDCGYVMGIDTSVASIKHCNRRLRRSVHAQRACFELAQAEQLPIADASYTCVISSSTVYFFTDLKQVLLECQRVLKSDGKIVLCFNDASWLQRQSFARQGFRSYEVVAIESLLESIGFENISTEQRQDALQGLIHCTIASRS; encoded by the coding sequence ATGTTGGTGGTTGAGGTCTTCTTTATTGGAGCCCATTTGTTTTCAGAGAATTGCTCTGAATCAAATGGCCGGCAGCACGGCCTGACGCCAAGCGTATCCAACCCTGGAGCTGTGTTCTTTCCCCTTTATTTCGCCGAGGGGTATATTGCAGCCATGCTTTTGGCGAAGTTCATTGGAAAACAAGCAGCCTCCCCAAGTGGTCTGTTCGGGCAGTTCTTGATGACGCGGATTTTAAACCGAGTCAATGTCAATATGAATCGATTTGCTTTAGATCGTGCTGATCTCTCGGCGAGTGACTACCTACTCGAGTTGGGTTGTGGAGGTGGGGGCCTTGCAAAACGTGCTTTGACAAAGAGTGATTGTGGTTATGTCATGGGTATTGATACCTCTGTCGCATCTATCAAGCACTGTAATCGTCGGTTACGTCGGTCCGTCCATGCACAGCGAGCCTGCTTCGAGCTCGCTCAGGCTGAGCAATTACCAATAGCTGATGCAAGCTATACATGTGTTATCTCTTCGAGCACCGTCTACTTCTTCACGGATCTCAAACAGGTGCTGTTGGAATGTCAGCGAGTGCTCAAGTCTGATGGCAAGATTGTGCTGTGTTTCAACGATGCCAGTTGGTTGCAGAGGCAGTCTTTTGCACGCCAGGGATTTCGCTCCTATGAGGTCGTAGCAATCGAATCGCTGCTTGAGAGCATTGGTTTTGAGAATATATCCACAGAACAACGGCAAGATGCTCTTCAGGGGCTGATTCACTGCACGATTGCATCGCGTTCTTGA
- a CDS encoding S9 family peptidase, which yields MSQFFISILIVSIVLLLFANSRSEGASAYQNGDATSLIPRAVLFGNPQRAGVEISPDGKWIGYLAPLDGVLNVWIEPVDGGEARAITTSADRPIQNYTWARNGDQILYMQDKGGDENNHVYAVNIDDLSERDLTPFENTSASLVGGHRDRPDEVLIQMNNRNPQFMDLHRVNTRSGNSEMIFQNDEGFVGMIPDDDWVVRARTRMTPDGGTFTEVRDSIGGDWYEFAAVGMEDAMTTSPAGFSKDGSVMYMIDSRGRNTAAAFKVKPDAAGNHQSDVIYSNEKADVSDFMSNPISGEPEAAASEHLRKNWTVLDPAIDADITGIGHLNEGDFEVISRSGDDRTWIVAYEQDAGPVAYYLWDRDTQAGRFLFTNRPELESLPLAHMTPVEIEARDGLTMTAYLTLPKGVESGPLPMVLLVHGGPWARDHWGYNSYHQWLANRGYAVLSVNFRGSTGFGKDFLNAGNRQWAGEMQNDLIDACEWAVAEGVADPNRIAIMGGSYGGYATLVGMTDTPEYFAAGVDIVGPSHVGTLLATIPPYWAPMVAMFESRVAGTDETEYLDQISPLTRVDQIRRPLLIGQGANDPRVKLSESDQIVSAMQSRDLPVTYVVFPDEGHGFRKPENNQAFNAVTETFLAKHLGGRSQPISEDVTNSTAQIRSLGNLEMPGIVIWEPSEEQQDDHGSQVADSISVEDLTDDQRAEATQQLDAIYNQVPDEMLPAVLAQLEQQEPMVPDADKTVFLYMVQQIEARVAAQSSDEDEAATLTE from the coding sequence ATGTCGCAGTTTTTTATATCTATCCTGATCGTTTCGATTGTGTTGTTGCTCTTTGCAAATAGCAGGTCTGAGGGTGCTTCGGCATATCAGAACGGTGATGCGACCTCATTGATTCCGCGCGCCGTTCTTTTTGGAAACCCACAGCGTGCTGGTGTCGAGATCAGTCCAGACGGGAAATGGATTGGCTATCTCGCACCACTGGATGGGGTACTGAATGTTTGGATCGAGCCTGTCGATGGTGGTGAGGCGCGAGCAATTACCACTTCCGCAGATCGGCCCATTCAAAATTACACATGGGCTCGGAATGGCGATCAGATTTTGTATATGCAGGATAAGGGTGGTGATGAGAATAATCACGTTTATGCAGTGAACATTGACGACTTAAGCGAGCGAGATCTGACGCCCTTTGAAAACACAAGTGCAAGTCTTGTTGGTGGTCATCGAGATCGTCCAGATGAAGTTCTTATTCAAATGAACAATCGTAACCCTCAGTTCATGGATCTTCACCGTGTCAATACACGTAGCGGTAACAGCGAGATGATTTTCCAGAACGATGAAGGCTTTGTGGGCATGATTCCAGACGATGATTGGGTGGTCCGTGCCCGAACACGTATGACGCCTGATGGAGGCACGTTCACCGAGGTGCGCGATTCTATTGGTGGTGATTGGTATGAATTTGCAGCCGTCGGCATGGAAGATGCAATGACGACTTCACCGGCGGGTTTTTCGAAAGATGGCTCAGTCATGTACATGATTGACTCTCGCGGTCGTAACACTGCCGCAGCATTCAAAGTTAAACCCGATGCAGCAGGCAATCACCAGAGTGATGTGATCTACTCAAATGAAAAAGCCGATGTCAGTGACTTTATGAGCAACCCAATTTCGGGTGAGCCTGAAGCAGCTGCAAGTGAGCACTTGCGGAAGAACTGGACGGTTTTGGATCCAGCTATCGATGCGGATATTACTGGGATTGGTCACCTCAATGAAGGTGACTTTGAGGTCATTAGCCGTAGTGGTGATGATCGAACTTGGATCGTTGCTTATGAGCAGGATGCCGGCCCTGTGGCGTATTACCTTTGGGATCGTGATACACAAGCAGGCCGATTCTTATTCACGAACCGGCCAGAGTTAGAGTCATTGCCACTTGCACATATGACGCCTGTTGAAATTGAAGCCCGCGACGGTCTTACGATGACGGCCTATCTGACACTGCCCAAGGGCGTTGAGTCTGGACCGTTGCCAATGGTACTGCTTGTTCATGGTGGTCCATGGGCGCGAGATCATTGGGGTTACAATTCATATCATCAGTGGCTTGCGAACCGCGGTTATGCCGTGCTTTCAGTAAACTTCCGAGGATCAACGGGTTTTGGAAAAGATTTTCTTAATGCAGGTAATCGCCAATGGGCTGGTGAGATGCAGAATGATCTAATCGATGCATGCGAATGGGCTGTTGCTGAGGGTGTCGCCGATCCCAATCGAATTGCAATCATGGGTGGAAGCTATGGAGGCTATGCCACGCTTGTTGGTATGACTGATACTCCAGAATACTTTGCTGCCGGCGTTGACATTGTTGGGCCATCACATGTTGGTACGTTGCTTGCAACGATTCCACCATACTGGGCACCAATGGTGGCTATGTTTGAGTCCCGTGTCGCAGGTACTGATGAAACGGAATATCTTGATCAAATATCACCACTGACACGCGTTGATCAAATTCGCCGACCGTTGCTTATTGGGCAGGGAGCAAATGATCCACGGGTAAAGCTCTCGGAAAGTGATCAGATTGTTTCTGCGATGCAATCTCGAGACCTGCCAGTGACCTATGTGGTTTTTCCAGACGAAGGTCATGGATTTAGAAAGCCTGAGAACAATCAAGCATTCAACGCCGTCACCGAAACGTTTCTGGCGAAACATCTAGGAGGTCGCTCCCAGCCAATCTCTGAAGATGTGACCAACTCGACAGCTCAGATCCGAAGCCTCGGAAATCTTGAAATGCCGGGCATCGTTATCTGGGAGCCATCAGAGGAACAGCAAGATGATCATGGATCGCAAGTAGCAGATTCAATCTCCGTTGAGGATCTTACTGACGACCAGCGAGCTGAGGCAACGCAACAACTAGATGCTATTTATAACCAAGTGCCGGATGAAATGTTGCCTGCCGTCTTAGCGCAACTTGAACAGCAGGAGCCTATGGTTCCAGATGCTGATAAGACTGTCTTCCTCTACATGGTCCAGCAAATAGAAGCGCGTGTTGCTGCCCAATCAAGCGATGAAGATGAGGCGGCGACCCTCACGGAGTAG
- a CDS encoding carbon starvation protein A: MSTLLIAILAGVGFVIAYHTYGRWLSRKIFKLDSHATCPAVAQQDDVDFVPSSRSVVFGHHFTSIAGTGPIVGPAIAVLWGWVPALLWVFLGSIFIGAVHDFGSLVISLRSRGDSIGDVAGRILNRRVRVLFLLILTIGLTIVLAIFGLVISSVFKQFPQAIFPCVIQIPLAIALGRYIRKQGASLLIPSIIALAIMYLSVIFGNDGWLGTFNQTLASWPTMTWVIVLLGYCFIASVLPVWTLLQPRDFINSIQLLSALALIIVGLVAAALLGGPSVGPDHVRPPLELVAPAFDPNPTGAPMIFPFLFITIACGAISGFHCLVASGTSSKQLRKETDAPLIGFGSMLTEGFLATLVILACTAGIGLGVTAADGSTLFGSAAWDARYTSWDSMGLKETVGAFVEGASNFLGAIGIPATVGLALMGVFVASFAATTLDTATRLQRYVIHELGRTMTGAQAKTKKRMPTPLSPQYWFANRYIATGIAVVVAASLAAVPLGDTWSWAQLGTGGLLLWPMFGATNQMLAGLAFLVIAFYLWRRKKPIWFLVLPLLLMIVLPTWAMIQQAYIGYDGSDSWYEAERWLLVAIATITIVLQIWMVIEGLLLFPRARGVLEPQPQPILLKQARPTRPSE; encoded by the coding sequence TTGTCGACTCTACTGATCGCAATACTGGCTGGCGTTGGTTTTGTCATCGCTTATCACACCTACGGACGTTGGCTTAGCCGTAAAATTTTTAAGCTCGACTCTCACGCTACTTGTCCGGCTGTGGCACAACAAGACGACGTTGACTTTGTCCCATCATCACGTTCGGTTGTCTTTGGGCATCACTTCACTTCAATTGCCGGCACAGGTCCAATCGTTGGACCGGCCATCGCTGTACTTTGGGGATGGGTCCCGGCCCTCCTCTGGGTCTTCTTGGGTTCGATATTCATTGGCGCCGTACATGACTTCGGAAGCCTTGTGATCAGCCTGCGTAGTCGTGGCGATTCTATTGGTGATGTTGCTGGTCGAATTCTAAACCGACGCGTTCGCGTTTTGTTTCTGCTTATTCTCACCATAGGTTTGACGATTGTTTTGGCAATCTTTGGCCTTGTCATTTCAAGCGTGTTCAAACAGTTTCCCCAGGCTATATTTCCTTGTGTCATTCAGATTCCACTCGCAATCGCCTTAGGACGTTACATCAGAAAGCAGGGCGCATCACTACTGATCCCATCAATCATTGCATTGGCGATTATGTATCTCAGCGTCATCTTTGGCAACGATGGATGGCTGGGCACTTTTAACCAGACACTTGCTTCATGGCCAACCATGACCTGGGTCATTGTCTTGCTTGGATATTGCTTTATTGCATCTGTGCTTCCAGTTTGGACACTACTTCAACCCCGTGATTTCATTAACTCAATACAGCTGCTCAGCGCATTAGCTCTCATTATTGTCGGCCTTGTGGCAGCAGCACTGCTTGGAGGCCCCAGCGTTGGGCCAGATCATGTACGCCCCCCTCTTGAGCTTGTTGCCCCAGCGTTTGATCCCAATCCAACTGGCGCCCCCATGATTTTTCCTTTTCTATTCATCACCATTGCATGTGGAGCCATCAGTGGCTTTCACTGCCTTGTTGCAAGCGGAACATCCAGCAAGCAACTCCGCAAAGAGACGGACGCGCCGCTGATTGGCTTTGGCAGCATGTTGACAGAAGGCTTTTTGGCAACTTTAGTGATTCTGGCCTGCACAGCTGGAATTGGGTTAGGCGTTACCGCAGCAGATGGCTCCACCCTTTTTGGAAGTGCTGCATGGGATGCACGCTATACAAGCTGGGACTCCATGGGTCTCAAAGAAACAGTCGGGGCCTTCGTTGAAGGAGCATCCAACTTCCTTGGCGCGATTGGCATACCAGCGACTGTCGGATTGGCACTCATGGGTGTCTTTGTAGCTTCATTTGCTGCGACCACACTTGACACTGCAACTCGGCTTCAGCGTTATGTCATTCATGAACTCGGCCGAACAATGACAGGGGCACAGGCTAAGACGAAGAAACGTATGCCCACGCCTCTATCGCCTCAATATTGGTTCGCTAATCGTTATATTGCTACCGGTATTGCTGTCGTTGTCGCAGCCTCACTCGCAGCGGTACCCTTAGGCGATACTTGGTCATGGGCACAACTTGGCACTGGAGGGTTACTACTGTGGCCGATGTTTGGTGCCACCAACCAAATGCTTGCCGGCCTCGCATTTCTTGTGATTGCTTTTTATCTATGGCGACGAAAGAAACCTATTTGGTTCCTAGTCTTGCCGCTTCTACTGATGATTGTCTTACCCACCTGGGCTATGATTCAGCAAGCCTACATCGGTTATGACGGATCCGATAGTTGGTATGAAGCAGAAAGGTGGCTGCTCGTTGCAATTGCAACAATTACAATTGTCCTACAGATTTGGATGGTCATTGAAGGGCTTCTATTGTTTCCTCGCGCTCGGGGTGTCCTTGAACCTCAACCACAACCAATACTTCTCAAACAGGCTCGCCCGACCAGACCAAGCGAATGA